The genomic window GGAGCCGGCCGTGGCTCCCTCCCGGGCGCGAGCTGCCTGGTATCTCCCGTCGGAAGCTGCGGCCGCCGCGGCCATGATGGCAGCTGAGTGAGCTCCGCGCCCGCCGCTGCAAGCCGCCCTGCGAGGCCTGGCCAGGCCCGGCGAGGCGACGCGAGGCGGGACGAGGCGGGACGAGGCGGAACGAGGCGGGGCGAGGCGAGGCGAAGCGAGGCGCGGCGCGGCGCGGCGAGGCGAGGCGGGGCGCGGCGAGGCGAGGCGGCCCCGGCGGCGATGCGAGACGGCGGCGGCCGCGGCCCCGAGCCCCGCTCCGcgcccccggccccggccccggcctaGGCCGGCGCTCCCGCCGCGGGGCCCCGAGCGGCGGCAGCCCCGGCCCCCCCCTCCTCCACCACGGCGGCGGCGGCCCCGGCGGCGCCCCCCCCCGGGCCTCGGGCCGCCGCGCCGGAGCCGCGCCTCGGCCTCGTTCTCCTTGTCGCCGTCGTTCTAGTCCGCCGCCGGGGCCGCGGCCGCCGGGCCCCCCGTCCCTGGGGCAGCCTCCTGCAGCGTGGGCCGCGCCGCCTGATTGCCCGCCCGGGCCTGCCGCGGCTGCGGGCCCGGCCCCGGCCGCGCCGCGGGCCCCCGCGGGGCCCCGAGGAGCCGCACCCGCCGCGCCCGCGTCCGCCGCCGGGCCAGCCGGGGCAGCCTCCGGGGCCGCCGCCGGGCCCGCCGCCGCGCCTGCCGCACCCGCAGCACCAGCTCCCGCGggcccaggcccaggcccaggcgCCGGCTCGCGCCGCGGGCAGAGGCCCAGGCCGGGCGCCCGGCTGCTGAGCAGGCCCCGCCGCCCGTGCCGCCGCCTCCGTCCGcccgctccctccctccccccgcgGCCCCCAGACATGACAGCCATCATCAAGGAGATCGTGAGCAGAAACAAAAGGAGATACCAAGAGGATGGATTCGACTTGGACTTGACCTGTATCCTCCGCGTCggagccccctcccctccccctcccagagcATCCCAATCCTGCTCCCCCTCCGGCCCCCCCCCCGTCCCCCAGGGACCAGCTTCTGGGGCTCAGACCCAGGGTCAAGGCCAGGGGCCTCCCCCAGCCCCCTCCGGGGCTATTGTCCCTCGGTTGGTGCGGAGGGGAGCATATTAGCGAGCTCCGATCCGGGCCCCCCTGGGGTCGCACCTGGGAACTGGGAACAGAGCAGCAGGGAGCCCGCCGGCCTGGGGTAGGCCCTACCTAGACCGAGGGTCTGGAGAGGAGGTCGGGACTAAGGCTCGCCTGGACGGGATTGCATCAGAATCTTGCAGGGATTCTTTCTGGGCCCTGGGTCGCCTCGATAGATGCCCTAAACTGTGAGTCGAGGGGCTCTTTGCAGGGTCCCAGGTGCTCAGCCGCGGTCCCAGGAGGTGAAGGGGAGATGCCCCCCCCACGCCCCAAGAACCAAGTTAATGACCATTTGGAGCCGAATTTGGTAGTTTTGTTAAGATTTAGACGTTTAGCGCTATAATCGACCCTCTAAGGCCTATGCTTATCTGAGGTCTTTGTTAAatgtggtggggtttttttttggttttttttttttgctcctggTAGGCCGATATGTCGGTAAGACATGAAATGAACTGTTCAGCAGCGTTTTATGTGCTGTGTTTATATGCTGTGGAATGGACATTGAGTAGTTTTGATCCCTAGTGATAATGTCAAGGCGATCTGTGGGCATTTTGTGTCTCGAGTGGTTATTGCAAAGGTTAAATTTAATGTTGGTTGGAAGTTTTAAGTTTTATTGTGAGGCCAGGTTGATAATCGGCGATATTTATTTTTCGGGTCCTCCTGGCGTCTTAGTGGTCTTGATAATTTTGATTTACACTTTTAGTGAGATGGAAAAATGTGGTCTGTATTTTTACTAGTTAACATGTCCTGGAAGAGCTGGTAAGATGTCACTGTACCTATTTTGAATCGAGTGAGTTACATTGTAGATTAATTGTTAAGGCTTTTAAATGTTTAAGTTTACCGAGGCAGTTATTGACAAAGAGAAACCTAGAATTTTGGCCGAGACTTTGCTCTGGAGGGATTAAGGTTAGACCCTTGCATTCAAAAGAGGGAggccttcaaagccctttacTGTCATCCCTGTAGTTTGGGTTTTAATCTAACCTgagaattaaattcattttcctaATTTGCAAACTCATGAAAGGTACACTTTTTTACCCAAACAATTCATTGCCTGTTGGTATGCATGTACGGAGAAATGTAATTTAAAGTAATTAGGTTTTTGGTGTTCAGGTGACTGGAGCGTTTTGGACATAGGGTGGTGTAAATGCAATAGTAAACCATACGGATAGAGTTGAACAGATATGGAACATgagatggattttaaaaaaatcaaaaatcattACTTTGTTTTGACAGTGCCTTCTGTGGAAGTGACTGCCTCTTGCTGGTACCTTTCCATAGGAAAGTTCTAAGTCTTGACTATAGGGCCTTGTACATTTAAGCATACATATCTGTCCTCAAAAACACTTCAGTAATAATAGTCAGTGATTCAATGGACAGAGTGACATTTAAACTACTCTTTTTACCTGAAATGTTTGGAGGAGAATATGATAACAGAATTTAATGTCGAAAGAATTTGGTTCCCTTtcatatttattacatttatacTTTTGCCACCTTCTActgttttattaaaattttatgttaATTTTTATGCCAACTGAATGTAAGCATACATGTGTTTTCTTAAAAGTAGACACGTTTTGTTAGAGGAATTTACTAAACATAgctgaaaacaaaacatattccTGTTAAATTCTTAACATGGTATTTTTAGAGTAACTTTGGAAATTGAAGAGACTGCATCGATTGAATGTAATAGATACATTTAAACTGGACAGCACTGCCGAGGACGTCACTCATTGcagattttgttttatgatttgtttttaCCAGCAGTTCATTTTTGGGGTCAAATTATAATAGTGGTTGTCTGAGAACTAGGAAGAAAACCTTTTCCTAATTAAGTGCTTTTAGTGGGCTTTTTGGGTCATGTTAAAAATGGCTGAAATGATGTCCACTTTCAAATTATGAAGTCTGCAAAATTTAAACTTGATTTAATTAATTATGACTCTCTGAATGAGTATCTAAATTATGTCATTATAGTCATTTTGCAAGTCTTTTACCAGGTTCTTATCTGAGCAGCAAAATGCTATTCTTAGGGGGATGGGATATAATTTTCCTATGGTCAGCTACTTTTGGCATGTGTGCATAAAATTTATGCAACTTAAAAACAATCACTAGAGCAAAAGATCATTGAAAGCTTCTCTTCCTAACAATTTTTGATGCATCAaaaaatgtgcttgatttaactgtcagtcaatcaacaagcatttatgaggGCCACCCTGTATGTGGTATGGGGTTTTAAAGATGCAAGTGAAGCAGATTCTGCCCTGCAGGAGCTTATCTCCTTAGCAGACAAAAGTCTGCACTTGACCAGCTCCATTTCTGGTTATTGTGGGAAAACATTCTAGTAAGAAGTAAGGAAGACATTATCACTCTCTGGTCAACTgtagtgtctttaaaaaaaaaaaaagtgtcctcAAGTTGAATCTGTGAAAAGTAGAAAAATCTTatttcctgaaaaaaataaagtaaaactgtATTTTCAGTTGAAAAGCATTTATGTTCTTTGtcttccaactctccctccatgggggagaaaaaaggaaaacaaaacccttgtaacaaagtaTGCGTaatcaaacaagacattccatatTGGCCTTATCCAAAATTGCTTGtacattctgcatcttgagtccatcatgtCTTTGTCAGGAGGTGGCTACCATGCTTTATAATAGCATCTCTGGAATCATGACTGAATGTTGCATTGATTAGCCTTTTTAAGTAAAAGTATTTTTACTTAATGAAAAGATTTCTTAATGAAATTTTTACTTAATGAAAAGATTTCTCATCACTGCAGGGCAACTGCTCTATAGTATGcatttcaagaattttttttgtggttatatacattttttgaaattaaattcACCTTGAACAGACTTGTAGGTTATCCAAAGGTGTAAACTAGAGTATAGAGTTTAATGTGGGAGAATAAAGGCCCCTTTAGAATAGTATGACATTTTAAGACTTTATTTGCATCTTATAAAAACCACCTCTGAACAAGAATTCATATACTTAGACCACAGTAATGGCTCTGAAGTTACTGTCAAATTAATATTTTCCAGTGGTCTTTGGATGACTATCTAACCCTATATAGTTTTCAGTCTTATTGTTCACATCTTCCTCTAATGACTTGGCTAAACCTTTTGTAATTACTTAGCAAATTTTGCCCCAGCAGCTTTATCCAAGAATAAAGAATTTAAGAAGTAGATAAGCTGAAATTTAGATTGTTACATTTCATAAAGGTTGAGTTTTGCTgcaatttttctaatttttttgtttgacATTCATGATAGGATTTACACAGTTTTGAAGTACTTATACTATATGAAGATTagtgattaaaaatcataatatatTGAGAAGTGACGACAGTTTTAGTGGTTAGACAACAGTAAAACTTTTTGAACTTCAGATTTTGCTATATTTTGCAATAACTTTGTTGTAAATATTGGGAAATCTGGTAGTATAAGTGTTTTGAGTTGACATTTTATGTAGTATAAtatgagtatttttttcatgaaagGCACAAgccagttaaatgatttgctcttgATTTTAAAGTAACCTCAGAAGGCTTTtaatttcttgtgttttttttttctttttaaagatgtgcttatttttttatatcctttACTTTTGGTTAATGTGTATTTGATGAGAACTTTTTTCCTAGAAAGTAAATTCATGTGAGAAGGTGTTGAGCATGAGGAAGACGTGGGTGCTGGGAATTTTGAAGGTCCTTCACAGCTGTGTGTAGCATTTCTGTGAGAAAACGCCTGTTTTTGGAAGGCACTAATATTCcatcttatattttttctttttaaacttgcCTTGGTACAAGCAAAAGTGCAAAATAGTTTGTCCTAATTTTTATGGAAAACAAAAATAggtaaaaatttatttagttcatttttatttcatgtgaATTTTTTTGTGCATAATGTTCTATCATAATGACTCTTGTGATTATTTAGGACCTAGAGAACATTTTGATAAAAAACAGGTaatatttaaaatactatatgaCTGGATAAAAATAGTTTGTATGGACAGGTTGTGCAAAATCGCATCCTCGGCTCCAGTGAAATCTATAGTAAAGAATCCTGTGGTCTAGTCTTGTCACAAAGCCAGAGGGAATAGGCAAGATTCATTCTTGGAGAGTGTGATAAAAATGTTAATGCTGCATCTTCGGAATTGCTAACGCTTTTGCTGCTTGGTGTTCAGTTCTGCTTTACAAGTGGCTTTGTAGGTGGTAACTTTGACCTGAAAACGTTTGATATGAAAAAATGAGTTATTGTGGTGTTACGTTGGAATTTGATGTAATGGTCCAAGTTTGTGAAAAACTTTTGATGGCTTTGGTCATTGACTTTTATCAAGAGTACATGGCTCCCACATGCTTTCTTTCCTAGATATCATCGAAAAGTTTGTatttttggggattttctttgTAGATACAACGTATCTAAATATGGTAGTTGCTCagtttttacaaagtacttttcagttaataaaaaatagtgaaaatgataaagaaatatattgggcTTGACCATTCACCATTTCCCCAATTTCTACACTGTTTATTACTTACAGGTTAGAGAGCAACAGTTTGGTTATTTTGAAGcaatttatgttatttttttttgaagagcaTCATATATATTGTCTAAATTTAAATGTGAGGGCAAATTTAACAAATGTTGTTAGCCTGTATATTGACCAGTGAGAGCTGCTGGGTTTACTTCCCTATGAAGGCTGACTGAATGATCTTAAAATGCCACAGTTAGAGATGGAGCAAACTTTTCATTCAATGAGACTGAAATGCTATGTGGTCAAAAACAGGGACTTTAGCATCTAGGAAAGGGCATTCTTTACCTGTGTCTGGGATGGGAAAGACTCCAGTGACAGCTGAGGAAGGAATATGTCTCTGGATTGGTACTTTcacagaggagggagaagatgcTTTTTGTCAGGCCTGCTTCTGAATTCATCTAATTGTTAAGAGTTAATCATGTGTCATACAATGTTAACTGGTTCTTAACTGCTGAgaaattttaatatttagatAAATTCTCATGTTTGGAAGTTGGTCAATAATCTGGATTTTTCATAACAAATATACAACTTTTAAGTTGAGTAAAACATGAATTAGTATCTtaaactgccaggcctagaggcctgagggctacccgagtcttaccttacctatcgcaggtcttcggctggccaaaccggataaacgtatgagagaagagactttccagagtcgaacaagagttaggctttattcagggtcttggttacatgtgcagggggaactcttccttaggagagagagaaatctcccaaggaggcaaagatcttacagtaagagaatgaaagcagaagtggaagtggggagagagaggagagggccgagaggggccttctgtcctgtaagggtccctcagcgctaagagtgccttcaggctttcctgaccctacttaagctctctggccgcatagtttgcacctgaataccgtgcctgttagataacaataggtgtgctcagatctgggccaatctcgagggtggggatgctctctcccagcacttttctcacgggaagaggcggaaatgcacgagatagctcagtctcacacctcaattccctgctgttccctggggggcctcatgagaactctaaggtttagaagtcctcacctttacccgcccgagactgtccacatggaactgagcttacacccccaacattaAACCTCAGCTGTTTCAGATTATTTTTAAGGACAGTCATTGAAaatgaatttctttcatttagaaaattttaagattttaaatttcattccAAGTGAgctttgtgtatttttttaaagaatgaagccAGAATTTTCACGTTAATCAATATTCTTTTGTACGTCTTATTTAATGAAATGTTCTtagattgttattttttttattgatccATAACAAATGAGATGGAAAGTCTACGGTTCCAAAGAAAGCCGTTCATAGTATtgatatgagagagacagagaatctgTATAccctttttttaatgaatgatttGCACAAGTAATTTACACTGTGGTGTAGATACTGCTTGTGTTACTGTGCCATGCTATTTGTAGGTAGATCTAATAACTTATTTGGTGTCCTGccctttacattttaaaaattcttccagATTGCATTTAGTAACTTCAATAAACTTCACTAATTACTGTGGGTGAATATAACAATTAACTGTTATCTTAAGATTTAAGTTGAGAGGTCCAGTGGAAGCACAGAATATGTTAATATGGAAAGTAAACTGGAAGACTATAAACTttttatttcaagaaagtctTTGGTTATTTTGATTAAAACTCATGTAGttctcataaaataaaaattatttttatattgaaatagtAAATATTAGATGCCAAAAATCTAAACTTTTTGTAGGAGTTAAATAGAGATTTTTTTGTTCATGTAAAATCATGATGATTGTTGGAGAATTTTGACCTGTTCCATTTAGGGCTACATTAATATAGCATGAGAGTCTAACATTTGATATGAAACCTCATCCTAGAATTTGAATCTgcattttgtattttgtcctgCTTGCTAATAGAATCCTGGaacttagaaatggaaaggaagaccACAAGATTGATCATTGGTCCACAGTTTTCCttccagtcttattttttttaaaagatctatcCAATGGATAGAGGGAATTGGGGAGTAAATTCTAATGTTTTCTAGTGAATGTCTCTGGAAGCTTGTTTTTAAGGAGTAAGTCCTTATTTCAGTACTTTTTGATGTAAGAGTGAATTTTTAAGTGAGTacattggttttcttctttacctatccTAGTGAAGCTTGTCTTCTgttgatttgtttcttttaggCATAGAATTTATAGAATTTTTTCTGATCCTTATAAGGACCTATGAGATTCGATGATTAATAGGCcacattttactttttctctgtGTCATAGAAATTAGTCAAATTTCTTGTCAAAGTTCTGAGCTTTGCACTGTGACATCTGAACTTTATTTACTCTCTTGCCTTTGGGGTTAAGTTGACTTGCTATTATATGAAAATTTTAAGTATGAAAAATAGTGTTCCTGCCCCCTAGTTTGTCTTTAAAGATACAAATAGAGTGCCATGGATATTCTCTTAGTTCTCTGTAACTAAAAGTAAAAGTTGATGAGAAGTGATGAAAGAATCACAAAGGATAGTACTGATTTTTATGTGCCGGATTTTTTCAGGTTAAGAATGACTGTAACTTTCTTTGGTAGTAGTGATTCTTGACGAATTCCCCATGTAATATCTGTCATTTAAGGAGGACATGATAGTTGAATAAAGTATATGCTGAATAGGTATGCCAGGTAGATGTTAAGCAGTTTTGTTATACAAGTAACCAATCTTCTTTAAACCAGGTGCAGTCTGAAGAAGTTAAAATTAAGTAAAGTGGGATTTATATTAGCAAGTAATGAAAAGCATATTTGtacttttcttaaaattaaaaaaaaaatagatctttttGAATCATCCACATTTTCTTAAAtgatccttcccccacccccagaaaaCCAGTCCTTATAAAACAAAGACTGAAAATTGGGGGACAGGGTGGTGTTTTAGTGGTAGTGGTGGGGGCTTTTCAACCAAACTAAGCAATAGATTGAAACAAGTCTGATGTTCCGAGTGTGCTTCCTAGCCAGTGGGCGATGGTGGGGAGTAGATGTCCTCTCCCCAGATGGTCTTTGGGACCAGGTGTAGCCAGTGCATCTTGGTAGCATTGTGTTATTTTGGCCCTTTCCACTTACAAAGGTGTAGTTATTGTATATGTTGTTTGTCTGGTTCTACTTATCGTATCCCATTGCTTCTGTTCATAAGAATCTTGGCATGTTTTTCTGcattcatgttcattgttttttaACCAGTAATATcgcattacattcatgtattatagtttgtttagccattccccaattgatggacatttactttgtttccagttttttgcttctaCAGAAAGTGTCGTGTATATgggtcttttctttttgtcattgacctccttgggTATGTGCTTAGCAGTACAATCCCTGGGTCAATgggtatagacattttagtcattttttcttcacaattgtttttcagaatggtgAAACCAATTTTTACAAGTCTACTAACAATGTATTAGCTTTCTCATTTACCCACGGTCCTTCTAGAACTGACTATTCTCACCTTTTGTTACTTTGCCAATTTTCCTAGGCAtgaagtagaacctcagagttctttAGATATTCATTTCTCTTAATCATTTTTTGCTTTTAGGCCATAGTCAAATGCCATAATTTGGCTACTTTCCCAAAAAGCAAACCTTGGCTCAGTTGAGTTTAGCAAATATTCATTTAACTGCTCCTTCAGCACGTACTTGCCCTGGGTGGGGCCAAGGGAAATAGAatttttaggaaagacattgtcC from Notamacropus eugenii isolate mMacEug1 chromosome 1, mMacEug1.pri_v2, whole genome shotgun sequence includes these protein-coding regions:
- the LOC140517124 gene encoding uncharacterized protein, encoding WQLSELRARRCKPPCEAWPGPARRREAGRGGTRRNEAGRGEAKRGAARRGEARRGAARRGGPGGDARRRRPRPRAPLRAPGPGPGLGRRSRRGAPSGGSPGPPLLHHGGGGPGGAPPRASGRRAGAAPRPRSPCRRRSSPPPGPRPPGPPSLGQPPAAWAAPPDCPPGPAAAAGPAPAAPRAPAGPRGAAPAAPASAAGPAGAQAQAPARAAGRGPGRAPGC